The following coding sequences lie in one Xylocopa sonorina isolate GNS202 chromosome 15, iyXylSono1_principal, whole genome shotgun sequence genomic window:
- the LOC143430815 gene encoding lymphotoxin beta receptor inhibitor isoform X2 yields the protein MNWTFWLFIIGSLSCKYTDAQQQRVPPVVSPQHYQQFQQAQVPMQQQVPVQQVPVQQQPMHHQVPVQQGHGHEHPQQILNAANIAHEKAHIAEHLEVPIDTSKMTEQELQFHYFKMHDADNNNKLDGCELIKSLIHWHKQGNKELGGPNPEEKLFNDDELITLIDPILSMDDSNNDGYIDYPEFIKAQQNTVAAGRQ from the exons atgaattggACTTTTTGGCTTTTCATAATCGGATCTCTTAGTTGTAAATACACAGATGCTCAACAGCAAAGAGTTCCACCGGTTGTATCACCTCAACATTATCAACAA TTCCAGCAAGCACAGGTACCTATGCAGCAACAAGTTCCGGTTCAACAAGTACCTGTGCAGCAACAGCCTATGCATCATCAGGTACCTGTGCAACAAGGACACGGACACGAACATCCTCAACAGATACTTAATGCTGCCAATATAGCTCATGAAAAAGC ACATATCGCAGAGCACTTGGAGGTTCCAATAGACACTAGTAAAATGACAGAGCAGGAATTAcaatttcattatttcaaaatgCACGACGCGGACAACAACAATAAGTTGGATGGTTGTGAACTTATAAAATCCTTAATTCATTGGCATA AACAAGGGAACAAAGAACTAGGTGGGCCAAATCCTGAAGAGAAATTATTCAACGACGACGAGTTGATCACTTTGATAGATCCAATACTTTCTATGGACGATAGTAATAATGACGGTTATATCGATTATCCTGAGTTTATAAAAGCACAGCAAAACACAGTCGCTGCCGGGCGACAATAG
- the Jra gene encoding jun-related antigen → MVRSSTMEQTFYEDTSVYGAVNRENNVGQLKRNLTLDLNGFQRQGPPGKRPRLGPLSPALNNVIPILSSPDLNMLKLGSPELEKLIISQQDNLVTNPPTPTQILFPKVVTEAQESYVRGFVEALNVLQYNDNSQEPSSVRGATYTTLEPPNSVQSTESSVSLPAVQIKDEPQTVPSVSSSPPMSPIDMENQEKIKLERKRQRNRVAASKCRRRKLERISRLEDKVKQLKGENNELSAVVHRLKEHVCRLKEQVMDHVHSGCQIMTVSGQF, encoded by the coding sequence ATGGTGCGAAGTTCGACGATGGAGCAGACGTTCTACGAGGACACGAGCGTCTACGGCGCCGTGAATCGCGAGAACAACGTGGGCCAGTTGAAGCGCAACTTGACGCTGGACCTGAACGGATTCCAACGGCAGGGACCGCCGGGGAAGAGGCCGAGACTAGGACCGTTGTCACCGGCGTTGAACAACGTGATACCGATACTGAGCTCCCCGGACCTGAACATGCTCAAACTGGGCTCACCCGAGCTGGAGAAGCTGATCATTTCCCAACAGGACAATCTGGTCACGAACCCACCGACGCCCACGCAAATCCTGTTCCCCAAGGTGGTAACGGAGGCGCAGGAGTCGTACGTACGCGGTTTCGTCGAGGCCCTGAACGTGTTGCAATACAATGACAACTCGCAGGAGCCTAGCAGCGTCCGAGGAGCCACGTACACGACCTTGGAGCCGCCCAATAGCGTGCAGAGCACGGAGTCCTCGGTCAGCTTGCCCGCGGTGCAGATTAAGGACGAGCCGCAGACGGTGCCAAGCGTGTCCAGCTCGCCGCCGATGTCGCCCATCGACATGGAGAATCAGGAGAAGATCAAGCTCgagcggaaacgtcagaggaaccgCGTGGCCGCGTCCAAGTGTCGCAGGCGTAAGCTCGAGCGTATCTCCAGGCTAGAGGACAAGGTGAAGCAGCTGAAGGGCGAAAACAACGAACTTAGCGCCGTGGTGCACAGGCTCAAGGAGCACGTGTGCCGGCTCAAGGAGCAGGTGATGGACCACGTGCATTCTGGTTGCCAGATAATGACCGTCTCGGGTCAGTTCTGA
- the LOC143430815 gene encoding lymphotoxin beta receptor inhibitor isoform X1 codes for MNWTFWLFIIGSLSCKYTDAQQQRVPPVVSPQHYQQPVQQVRHMPQQIPQQQFQQAQVPMQQQVPVQQVPVQQQPMHHQVPVQQGHGHEHPQQILNAANIAHEKAHIAEHLEVPIDTSKMTEQELQFHYFKMHDADNNNKLDGCELIKSLIHWHKQGNKELGGPNPEEKLFNDDELITLIDPILSMDDSNNDGYIDYPEFIKAQQNTVAAGRQ; via the exons atgaattggACTTTTTGGCTTTTCATAATCGGATCTCTTAGTTGTAAATACACAGATGCTCAACAGCAAAGAGTTCCACCGGTTGTATCACCTCAACATTATCAACAA CCTGTTCAACAAGTACGTCATATGCCACAACAAATTCCGCAACAACAG TTCCAGCAAGCACAGGTACCTATGCAGCAACAAGTTCCGGTTCAACAAGTACCTGTGCAGCAACAGCCTATGCATCATCAGGTACCTGTGCAACAAGGACACGGACACGAACATCCTCAACAGATACTTAATGCTGCCAATATAGCTCATGAAAAAGC ACATATCGCAGAGCACTTGGAGGTTCCAATAGACACTAGTAAAATGACAGAGCAGGAATTAcaatttcattatttcaaaatgCACGACGCGGACAACAACAATAAGTTGGATGGTTGTGAACTTATAAAATCCTTAATTCATTGGCATA AACAAGGGAACAAAGAACTAGGTGGGCCAAATCCTGAAGAGAAATTATTCAACGACGACGAGTTGATCACTTTGATAGATCCAATACTTTCTATGGACGATAGTAATAATGACGGTTATATCGATTATCCTGAGTTTATAAAAGCACAGCAAAACACAGTCGCTGCCGGGCGACAATAG
- the LOC143430813 gene encoding uncharacterized protein LOC143430813 yields the protein MPQLPRHMKIRRSQSRLLVKKRHFLRNYPVIKSCKLLCKELQSNNNTLAKALSKEKQESQLLFSQNINLLSEVQDLTAARNKRDTVISNILNNSKEMLQMLVAITGYLTNTISCCQEFIRSVPTNMRMSCSSVGRRDSMRRLSLRSPTRGVVKPMVSGHTITKPTINLSRVNMRHINNSSNLSIIPEVSTPPRNQELNNSVPARQRRSNNGRVCRMPERLAVTSPRDNADEQERRLSERSNRYSGRISGRLSQSKARLSRNSVSRSSIERFETIRSPRVKLNDVSKLLQNSQSINIRMLTESQNNQENSSPESSDDANRKEQTVVPDTPPSDGFKNDNDRSKMNGIKSKRLHKELNTTKQHERRNVSARKYCTPHYEDPLEGPSWLFDNSRVVPSFASKEKKTDDVDASNDDNMSMTLKTTDSSDASDDERRTRQQISSLPTSSRVNGCKKTKEMNDRNESSMLQQTETNDTVSNATTDTNENVCNDEDSPVAAEVVSFVTQRRGCFENEDLDDYTLMFQQKPRNLHFDINDLILPVLEQSVLKPMATVEAEPEVTSTLRKISQICPVPSASHNTLNESTFNQSTVKLPLLINNDYNDNESTPMANKRSEYLQRKRKSNKSTLRESADFDDTPPFKKKNSQKKRKNRSVKDPSAAKVVLEKLDETEVKSRTPSPKMNESESREFNQSLSSLHANNLSDSDSNASSNSQYTSNRPRRKRAPTTFVQPNLRMKLRRN from the exons ATGCCTCAATTACCAAGGCACATGAAAATCAGAAGATCGCAGAGCAGGCTGCTCGTTAAAAAAAGACATTTTCTAAGAAACTACCCTGTAATTAAATCTTGCAAACTGC TATGTAAAGAATTACAGTCAAACAATAACACATTAGCGAAAGCTTTGTCTAAGGAGAAACAAGAAAGTCAATTGTTATTTTcgcaaaatattaatttactcTCAGAAGTACAAGATTTAACCGCAGCTCGTAATAAACGCGAT ACTGTAATATCAAATATTTTGAACAATTCGAaggagatgcttcaaatgttaGTAGCGATAACTGGCTATTTAACGAACACAATTTCGTGTTGCCAAGAATTTATACGATCCGTTCCCACAAATATGCGGATGTCCTGTAGCTCCGTTGGAA GGAGGGACTCAATGAGAAGATTGTCTTTGAGATCACCTACTAGAGGAGTGGTGAAGCCTATGGTGAGCGGTCACACCATTACAAAACCTACGATTAATTTAAGTAGAGTAAACATGAGACATATTAATAATTCGTCAAACTTAAGTATAATACCGGAGGTGTCGACACCACCAAGAAATCAGGAGTTGAATAATTCGGTTCCTGCGAGACAACGCCGAAGC AATAATGGTCGTGTGTGTAGAATGCCCGAAAGGTTGGCCGTTACTTCGCCAAGAGATAATGCTG ATGAACAGGAACGAAGATTGAGCGAGAGAAGTAACAGATATTCTGGTAGAATATCAGGAAGGCTTTCGCAATCAAAAGCAAGATTATCAAGAAATAGCGTATCTCGATCTAGTATTGAACGTTTTGAAACCATAAGGAGCCCTAGAGTAAAGCTTAACGACGTGTCGAAATTACTACAAAATTCTCAAAGCATTAACATTCGAATG TTGACAGAAAGTCAAAACAATCAAGAAAATAGCAGTCCGGAAAGTAGCGATGATGCGAATCGAAAAGAACAGACAGTTGTACCGGACACACCACCTTCCGATGGATTTAAAAACGACAACGATAGAAGTAAAATGAACGGAATTAAAAGCAAGCGACTTCATAAGGAGTTGAATACCACGAAACAACACGAGAGGAGAAATGTTAGTGCGCGAAAATATTGTACGCCGCATTACGAAGATCCTCTGGAAGGACCAAGTTGGTTGTTCGATAATTCTCGAGTCGTGCCTTCTTTCGCAAGCAAAGAGAAAAAGACTGACGATGTAGATGCTTCAAACGATGATAATATGAGCATGACACTGAAAACGACGGACTCGAGCGACGCATCCGATGACGAAAGAAGAACGAGACAACAAATCTCATCACTGCCAACGTCGAGTCGCGTTAACGGTTGTAAAAAGACTAAAGAGATGAACGATCGGAATGAGTCCAGTATGCTTCAGCAGACTGAGACTAACGATACCGTTTCTAATGCGACAACAGATACCAATGAGAATGTATGCAACGACGAGGATAGCCCTGTTGCAGCGGAAGTAGTGAGCTTTGTCACGCAAAGACGAGGTTGTTTTGAGAACGAAGACCTGGATGATTACACTCTGATGTTCCAACAGAAGCCGCGTAACTTGCATTTCGACATAAATGATTTGATACTCCCGGTATTGGaacaatctgtgctgaaaccaATGGCTACAGTCGAGGCAGAGCCGGAAGTAACAAGTACCCTTCGAAAGATATCACAAATTTGCCCGGTACCATCCGCCTCGCATAACACTTTGAATGAATCTACATTTAATCAATCCACTGTAAAACTGCCACTGCTCATCAACAACGATTACAACGATAACGAATCGACACCTATGGCTAATAAAAGGTCGGAGTATTTGCAGCGGAAAAGAAAATCGAACAAGTCAACGTTAAGGGAATCCGCTGATTTCGATGACACGCCACCGTTCAAGAAAAAGAATAGtcagaagaaaaggaaaaacagATCGGTAAAGGATCCAAGTGCCGCTAAAGTGGTGTTAGAGAAGTTGGACGAAACTGAAGTTAAATCCAGGACACCTTCGCCAAAAATGAACGAATCAGAGTCTCGCGAGTTCAATCAGTCTTT AAGCTCTTTACACGCGAACAATTTAAGCGACTCGGACAGTAACGCAAGTTCAAATAGTCAGTACACGTCGAATCGTCCTAGACGGAAACGAGCTCCAACTACTTTTGTTCAACCTAACTTGAGGAT GAAATTACGACGGAATTAA
- the LOC143430816 gene encoding uncharacterized protein LOC143430816 — translation MATGMMFYKGSQVFFHFFTILLYVSGGALETKKNEKRTSLRNNYQMCLDSFKIYEDKIIRTQESLAMGAKFLQEFEFNSREECLKFCCDTESCDVFIFEEKKPGSCYLFQCGSLHDFKCNFTNHANYSSATRTNYNTQRNSRLEEEIRISQQEHELKSLKKLADPPTAEYSFTESSIKLIATLPSKLSLTTSPPLMKQECSRNQYKCRSSGDCIAVYNVCDGIPQCADGSDEEAELVCPTEKPTVPTSIMQGPQPPLPVDIIKYQQMIDQRKPLAPLYARVQEQVNPWELPNLSHQMIPQQQSLLYPAQQMEIPQMRKGFGGPGYQWDYQSMYDQNKDVYNTFREPNNLNPYEQDQPRIFSHKGSSVIGEKETDGAYLDVKHPYTSHFALPNRGSWQSNQIDPPPSPSPISNVQRKQITEIEKPVITTPPCDTSHEQKDVPQLSKETEKVIQKEDTRMVHEKEVSQISKQNTLRTETPKLSHIQTKESKEHKSVIVIKDHREHGRNTLVAEHLKQANENEVLKPRGAVISLALGLTITAITATLIACRLRVVRRRGRRHGPYAHDADYLVNGMYL, via the exons ATGGCAACAGGGATGATGTTTTACAAAGGTTCGCAAgtgtttttccatttttttacgATCTTGTTATACGTATCCGGTGGTGCGTTAGagacaaagaaaaatgaaaagcgCACCAGCCTCAGAAATAATTATCAGATGTGCCTCGACAGTTTTAAGATTTACGAAGACAAAATTATACGAACGCAGGAGTCCCTGGCTATGGGAGCCAAGTTTCTACAGGAGTTTGAATTTAACTCCAGAGAAGAATGTTTGAAATTCTGCTGTGATACAGAGAGTTGTGACGTATTTATTTTTGAAGAAAAG AAGCCTGGAAGTTGTTATCTTTTTCAATGTGGCTCATTGCATGACTTTAAATGTAATTTTACCAATCACGCTAATTATAGTAGTGCGACACGCACCAATTATAATACGCAAAGAAATTCGCGCTTAGAAGAGGAAATTAGAATTTCTCAACAGGAACACGAATTAAAATCTCTCAA AAAGTTAGCAGACCCGCCAACAGCAGAATATTCATTCACGGAATCTTCTATAAAATTAATTGCAACATTGCCATCAAAGCTTTCATTGACAACATCTCCACCGCTCATGAAACAAG AATGCAGTAGGAACCAATACAAATGTCGGTCATCCGGAGATTGTATAGCAGTGTACAACGTGTGCGATGGAATCCCACAATGCGCGGATGGATCCGACGAAGAGGCAGAACTTGTGTGTCCCACAGAGAAGCCGACAGTTCCTACTTCGATAATGCAAGGACCCCAACCACCATTACCCGTTGATATTATAAAGTATCAACAAATGATCGATCAACGTAAACCCCTTGCTCCACTCTACGCTCGTGTTCAAGAACAAGTTAATCCTTGGGAGCTACCTAATTTATCTCACCAAATGATTCCGCAACAACAATCGCTTCTATATCCGGCGCAGCAAATGGAAATACCCCAAATGCGTAAGGGCTTTGGCGGGCCTGGTTATCAATGGGATTATCAGTCCATGTACGATCAGAATAAAGACGTTTACAATACATTCCGCGAACCAAACAATTTAAATCCTTACGAAC AAGATCAACCTCGTATTTTCAGTCACAAGGGATCAAGCGTTATAGGGGAAAAGGAGACGGATGG GGCGTATTTGGATGTAAAACATCCGTACACCTCACATTTTGCATTACCAAACAGAGGTTCGTGGCAAAGTAATCAGATTGATCCACCTCCGTCTCCATCACCGATATCAAATGTGCAGCGAAAACAAATAACCGAAATAGAAAAACCTGTTATTACGACACCGCCTTGTGAC ACCTCGCACGAGCAGAAAGATGTGCCACAACTGAGCAAAGAAACCGAAAAGGTCATTCAGAAAGAGGACACACGCATGGTGCATGAAAAAGAAGTTAGCCAGATTAGCAAACAAAATACACTAAGAACCGAAACTCCGAAACTTAGTCATATTCAAACAAAGGAATCAAAAG AACATAAAAGCGTAATAGTTATCAAAGATCACAGAGAACACGGAAGAAATACCTTAGTCGCAGAACATTTGAAACAAGCGAACGAAAACGAAGTTTTAAAACCCAGGGGAGCGGTTATATCGTTGGCTCTGGGACTTACGATAACGGCTATCACAGCCACGTTAATAGCATGCCGATTGCGAGTTGTCCGAAGACGCGGAAGACGTCACGGACCATACGCTCACGATGCGGATTATTTGGTAAACGGAATGTATCTTTAA